Proteins encoded by one window of Halomonas sp. Bachu 37:
- a CDS encoding DUF2788 domain-containing protein, giving the protein MQQTFEAWITPLMIGGLMLFMCFIIWDLAKKSDAGRFGTIMLFIVLGAGMLGYVFKVVITWWLERGGGI; this is encoded by the coding sequence ATGCAGCAAACCTTCGAAGCTTGGATTACGCCCCTCATGATCGGGGGGTTAATGCTGTTCATGTGTTTCATCATCTGGGATCTGGCCAAGAAATCCGATGCCGGTCGCTTTGGCACCATCATGCTGTTCATCGTGCTGGGTGCCGGTATGCTGGGTTACGTCTTCAAGGTCGTTATCACCTGGTGGCTCGAGCGCGGTGGCGGCATTTAA
- a CDS encoding flavodoxin: MAKLNIFVGTMYGGALDVAEQVKPLFEEVGYEVDIIEQPKLEDLAESEAELCLFCVSTTGSGDFPGNFVPFIRALHDQSPSLSSVRYGLIALGDSSYGETFCGSGRELDRLLEEHGATRLGERLEIDAMETFMADDAAVPWVEEWIDDQQLKVD, translated from the coding sequence ATGGCCAAACTGAATATTTTCGTCGGCACCATGTACGGCGGTGCTCTAGACGTGGCGGAGCAGGTAAAGCCCCTTTTTGAAGAAGTAGGATATGAGGTGGATATCATCGAGCAGCCCAAACTGGAAGATCTTGCCGAGAGTGAGGCGGAGCTCTGCTTATTCTGTGTTTCCACCACAGGAAGCGGCGATTTTCCGGGTAATTTCGTTCCCTTCATTCGCGCCTTGCATGACCAGAGTCCATCACTGAGCTCGGTCCGCTACGGCTTGATCGCCCTGGGAGACAGCTCCTACGGAGAGACTTTCTGCGGTTCGGGAAGAGAGCTGGATAGACTCCTGGAGGAGCATGGCGCCACCCGTCTGGGTGAACGACTGGAGATCGATGCCATGGAAACCTTCATGGCGGATGACGCGGCGGTGCCCTGGGTAGAGGAATGGATCGATGATCAACAACTGAAGGTCGACTGA
- a CDS encoding EAL domain-containing protein — protein MSQDLPISRLMQAGILHCSPDTPLCDAARRMATRHCSSIVVMEDERAIGIWTEHDALMVDFSDIHAMRIPISEVMSHPVSTISAQASLGEAAMQLQTQGYRHLLVVDERGTGLGILSQTDIALNQGLEPYLRLREVHNAMRATPLVLSGNLLLGEAAKTMRRQRQDAAIILCGAGTDEQDVLGIITERDLVRFIAQHPGDTPMAELASQPLLTVQESDPLIHARDLLIDNRIRHLAVIGHDKRIAGLLGFREMLAGAEHLYLKDLRDALEQRDQALAQSRQNLQLAERVIDSSLEGIIITDAQTRIEFVNPAFTQMTGYTLEEIAGRKPTVLASGRQDEAFYHSMWEALKEHGYWRGEVWNRRKSGELYLELLTITAITDDQGETQHYAGLFTDITHMRENEEQIRHLAYYDPLTRLPNRRLLDDRISLAIRHAHRYAEQLAVVFIDLDHFKQVNDTLGHALGDELLLQVSERMREKLREDDTLARLGGDEFIALLPGITEFEEVALVAQRLIETVSAPFSIQNYDFRIGCSLGISLYPADGEHAESLVQCADAAMYRAKQEGRNTYRLYRPEMDIQARNHLSLETDLRNTVESGQGLEMVYQPLLSSQDGSLVSAEALLRWHHPTQGVISPANFIPLAERSGLIVPLGNHIIDLVFNQLQAWIAQGLDPVPIAINLSARQFWQEDLTEQIVTKLKAHDLPPHLVSFELTESTLLNKKAQGIEVLERLRDIGCHIAIDDFGTGYSSLSYLQDLPVNTLKIDRSFVKTLGGDKRGSSAIVAAVAGLGRELGLKVVAEGVETEQQWQLLGDHQVDLIQGFLHGKPVSADFFTQRWLSKRENTPSAALGCPPQPERMQQ, from the coding sequence ATGAGCCAGGATCTTCCCATATCCCGCCTGATGCAGGCGGGCATATTGCATTGTTCTCCCGATACTCCCCTTTGTGACGCAGCAAGACGCATGGCCACCCGCCACTGCAGTTCGATCGTGGTCATGGAGGATGAGCGAGCGATAGGCATCTGGACGGAACACGATGCCTTGATGGTGGATTTCAGCGATATCCACGCCATGCGCATCCCCATTTCCGAAGTCATGAGCCACCCGGTATCGACTATTTCTGCACAGGCATCACTTGGCGAAGCCGCGATGCAGCTTCAGACACAAGGCTATCGACATCTGCTGGTGGTAGACGAGCGCGGCACGGGGCTGGGGATATTGTCGCAAACCGACATCGCCCTGAACCAGGGGCTGGAACCCTACCTGCGCTTACGTGAAGTTCACAATGCCATGCGTGCCACGCCTCTCGTCCTTTCGGGGAACCTGCTATTGGGAGAGGCCGCGAAGACGATGCGCCGCCAACGCCAGGATGCTGCCATTATCTTGTGCGGCGCCGGCACCGATGAGCAGGATGTCCTCGGCATCATCACCGAACGCGACCTGGTTCGCTTCATCGCCCAGCACCCCGGCGATACTCCCATGGCGGAACTTGCCAGCCAGCCCTTGCTCACGGTGCAGGAAAGCGATCCATTGATCCATGCACGCGACCTTCTGATCGACAACCGCATTCGCCACCTGGCGGTAATAGGCCACGACAAGCGTATCGCCGGACTGCTGGGTTTTCGCGAAATGCTTGCCGGGGCCGAGCATCTCTATCTCAAGGACTTGCGCGACGCGCTTGAACAGCGTGACCAGGCCCTGGCCCAGTCTCGGCAGAATCTGCAGTTGGCCGAACGCGTGATCGACTCCTCTCTCGAGGGCATCATCATTACCGATGCACAGACTCGGATCGAATTCGTCAATCCCGCCTTCACCCAGATGACTGGTTATACCTTGGAGGAGATTGCCGGCCGAAAGCCTACGGTACTCGCCTCGGGCCGCCAGGACGAAGCGTTCTACCACAGCATGTGGGAAGCCCTGAAAGAACACGGCTACTGGCGCGGCGAGGTCTGGAACCGACGCAAATCCGGCGAACTCTATCTCGAACTGCTCACCATTACCGCGATTACCGACGACCAAGGTGAAACCCAGCACTACGCGGGCTTGTTCACCGACATTACCCATATGCGGGAGAATGAGGAGCAGATCCGCCACTTGGCCTACTACGACCCACTGACCCGCCTGCCCAATCGACGCCTGCTCGACGATCGCATTTCCCTGGCGATTCGCCACGCGCACCGTTATGCCGAACAGCTGGCGGTCGTGTTCATCGACCTTGACCACTTCAAGCAGGTCAACGATACCCTCGGCCATGCGCTCGGCGACGAGCTGTTGCTTCAGGTGTCCGAACGCATGCGTGAAAAACTGCGCGAAGACGATACGCTGGCGCGTCTTGGCGGTGATGAGTTCATCGCCCTACTGCCCGGCATCACGGAATTCGAAGAAGTCGCGCTTGTTGCTCAACGCCTTATCGAGACCGTCAGTGCCCCGTTTTCCATCCAGAACTACGATTTTCGCATCGGTTGCAGTCTCGGCATCAGCCTATACCCGGCCGATGGAGAACATGCGGAAAGTCTGGTGCAGTGCGCCGACGCGGCAATGTACCGAGCCAAGCAGGAGGGGCGAAACACCTATCGCCTCTATCGTCCCGAAATGGACATACAAGCTCGAAATCATCTTTCACTCGAGACTGATCTACGCAATACAGTGGAAAGCGGGCAAGGGTTGGAAATGGTCTACCAACCTTTGTTGAGTAGCCAGGACGGCAGCCTCGTTTCTGCGGAAGCCCTGCTACGCTGGCACCACCCTACCCAGGGCGTCATCTCACCCGCCAATTTTATCCCCCTGGCCGAGCGCTCCGGCCTGATCGTCCCCCTCGGCAATCACATCATCGATCTGGTGTTCAACCAATTGCAGGCCTGGATAGCCCAGGGACTCGACCCCGTACCCATCGCCATCAACCTGTCGGCACGGCAATTCTGGCAGGAAGACTTGACCGAGCAGATCGTCACCAAGTTGAAAGCGCATGATCTGCCACCTCATCTGGTCAGTTTCGAATTGACCGAAAGCACCCTGCTCAACAAGAAAGCCCAGGGAATAGAAGTACTGGAGCGTTTACGCGACATCGGCTGTCACATCGCAATCGACGATTTCGGCACCGGTTACTCATCGCTCAGCTATCTGCAGGATTTACCGGTCAATACCCTCAAGATAGACCGAAGTTTCGTCAAAACATTGGGAGGTGATAAGCGCGGCAGCAGTGCGATAGTCGCGGCAGTAGCCGGCCTGGGCAGGGAGCTGGGACTCAAGGTGGTGGCCGAGGGAGTCGAAACCGAGCAGCAATGGCAACTTCTGGGCGATCATCAAGTGGATTTGATACAGGGATTCTTGCATGGCAAACCCGTCAGCGCGGATTTCTTTACGCAGCGCTGGCTCAGTAAGCGTGAGAATACGCCATCAGCTGCTCTCGGCTGCCCACCACAGCCCGAGCGCATGCAGCAATAG
- a CDS encoding FAD-binding oxidoreductase, which translates to MSHQQIVVLGAGMVGVSIAWHLAKRGHDVSLVDRRPPGRETSFGNAGIIQREAVRPYPFPRDMKTLLSVLPNRRVDIRYRPGGMMQSASPLLRYWQNSAPKVYQRIVPEYASLIQLSLQEHGPMIEDAQAEKLIRRDGWLELYRTPKKLEQRLREAEEGRERFDVQFRHLDRLELALKEPNLSDAIVGAVHWLDSWTVADPGALVEAYARAFETRGGRIVQADIESVTKERGRWRVTTKPVSSDSSSSESTQSVCLEADQVVVALGPWAGDWLKGLGYDFPVFVKRGYHMHYATQKAAHLNHWVMDAEVGYLLAPMQAGIRLTTGAELDRITAPPHESQLEAAEKEARKLFPLGARRDSVAWKGARPCLPDMKPVIGPAPGHEGLWLAFGHGHQGFTLGPATGRLMAEMMAGETPAVNMAPFRADRFR; encoded by the coding sequence ATGTCGCATCAGCAGATAGTGGTGTTGGGGGCGGGCATGGTGGGTGTCAGTATAGCCTGGCATCTTGCCAAGCGTGGTCATGATGTGTCGCTGGTGGATCGTCGTCCCCCAGGCCGCGAAACGTCTTTCGGCAATGCCGGTATCATCCAGCGCGAAGCGGTTCGACCCTATCCCTTCCCGCGTGACATGAAAACCTTGCTGAGCGTTCTGCCCAATCGTCGCGTAGATATACGCTACCGGCCGGGCGGCATGATGCAGTCAGCTTCGCCACTCTTGCGCTATTGGCAAAATTCGGCGCCTAAGGTCTACCAGCGTATCGTTCCCGAGTACGCCTCGTTGATCCAGCTGTCTCTGCAGGAGCATGGGCCAATGATAGAGGACGCCCAGGCTGAGAAACTGATACGCCGGGATGGCTGGCTGGAACTTTACCGCACACCGAAAAAGCTCGAGCAGCGCTTACGTGAAGCGGAAGAGGGTCGGGAGCGATTCGACGTCCAGTTTCGGCATCTTGATCGTCTGGAACTGGCACTCAAGGAACCCAACCTGAGTGATGCCATCGTGGGGGCGGTCCATTGGCTGGACTCGTGGACGGTGGCGGACCCCGGCGCGCTGGTCGAGGCCTATGCTCGCGCTTTCGAAACCCGTGGTGGGCGGATTGTACAGGCCGATATTGAATCCGTGACGAAAGAGAGAGGGCGTTGGCGGGTCACTACCAAGCCCGTGTCGTCGGATTCGTCTTCTTCGGAGTCAACACAGTCGGTTTGCCTTGAGGCGGACCAGGTCGTGGTGGCGCTGGGGCCATGGGCCGGCGATTGGCTGAAGGGGTTAGGTTACGATTTCCCGGTTTTCGTCAAGCGTGGTTACCACATGCATTACGCAACTCAGAAAGCCGCCCATCTGAATCACTGGGTAATGGATGCGGAAGTCGGTTATCTGCTGGCACCGATGCAGGCGGGGATCCGATTGACCACCGGAGCGGAACTGGACCGGATAACGGCTCCACCTCATGAAAGTCAGCTTGAGGCTGCTGAAAAGGAAGCTCGCAAGCTCTTCCCGCTGGGCGCGCGGCGTGACTCGGTGGCCTGGAAGGGTGCGCGTCCTTGCCTGCCGGACATGAAACCGGTGATTGGTCCGGCGCCTGGGCATGAGGGATTGTGGTTGGCTTTCGGCCATGGACACCAGGGGTTTACGCTAGGTCCCGCGACCGGGCGGTTGATGGCGGAGATGATGGCAGGGGAGACGCCTGCGGTGAATATGGCTCCCTTTCGTGCCGATCGGTTTCGCTAG
- a CDS encoding putative bifunctional diguanylate cyclase/phosphodiesterase — MAPLHSLPDYQTALLDVLRLPLAIADAQAPDQPLIFVNQAFEALTGYRRDEVLGRNCRILQAGDVHQHELALMHEAIEGKRTVTLTLKNYRKDGTSFWNELTLTPFTGGLDGHAYIIATQRDVTQLKHDQQRMELAKAAFDNTHDGIMVTDAAKIIMDTNPAFTHLTGYTREEAVGQKPSLLSSGKHDEQFYLDMFDAVAKHGYWNGDIWNTRKDGSQLIEHTTISAIHDDQGDVSHYIGVFRDITSRRLNQARLERMANLDALTGLFNREHFSTMLRERLRDQQYSSTGMAVIFLDMDDFKPVNDEHGHAAGDEVLVEIGHRLRQVTRSTDLVSRFGGDEFVIALTGIGSIDKAHKVARKILDQVTLPIVLSSGAPTQLSASLGVAFTTDLRISPEGLTEAADKAMYKAKGKGKNRIAIANHLEHGQAQDAQTRIGNALRGGELRLHFQPIVDLHTNQIVGVEALSRWQHPKEGMLAPMHFIDIITHSPLSLPFGEWLVEASAEASAKLHRLGFDIIVDINVSQDQIESGTFLKSLQGAFQRYASDELKLSIEVLESTEFHELDLACGLLQEARELGIKIALDDFGAGISSLTYASLLPLDTLKIDRSAIQHIDHRESQRLLVSGIIQMAHAMNLRVIAEGVETREQYQLLQDMGCDQAQGFFIGKPMPLDEVLTQFSTSDRTDGFQLRRLARGQD, encoded by the coding sequence GTGGCCCCCCTGCATAGCCTGCCTGACTATCAAACTGCACTGCTCGACGTGCTGCGTTTGCCGCTAGCCATTGCCGATGCCCAAGCCCCTGACCAACCGTTGATTTTCGTCAATCAGGCTTTTGAAGCACTGACCGGTTATCGTCGAGACGAGGTATTGGGAAGAAATTGTCGAATCCTGCAGGCTGGCGATGTTCATCAACATGAACTTGCACTGATGCACGAAGCCATTGAAGGAAAACGCACCGTCACGTTGACCTTGAAGAATTATCGCAAGGATGGCACAAGCTTCTGGAACGAGCTGACTCTCACACCCTTCACCGGCGGCCTTGACGGACACGCCTATATTATCGCCACCCAGCGTGACGTGACTCAGCTCAAGCACGATCAGCAACGCATGGAACTAGCCAAAGCCGCGTTCGACAATACTCACGACGGTATCATGGTGACCGATGCGGCCAAGATCATCATGGATACCAATCCTGCCTTTACCCACCTGACCGGCTATACCCGGGAAGAGGCTGTAGGCCAGAAACCCAGCCTGCTCTCCTCGGGCAAGCATGATGAGCAGTTCTACCTCGACATGTTCGATGCCGTGGCCAAACACGGCTACTGGAATGGTGATATCTGGAACACACGCAAGGATGGCAGCCAGCTGATCGAGCACACCACAATTTCCGCCATCCACGACGATCAAGGCGATGTCAGCCACTACATCGGGGTATTTCGCGATATTACCAGCAGGCGGCTCAACCAGGCCCGGCTAGAACGCATGGCCAACCTGGATGCCCTGACAGGTCTCTTCAATCGCGAACACTTTTCTACCATGTTGCGCGAAAGGTTACGCGATCAACAGTACAGTTCCACGGGCATGGCCGTGATCTTTCTCGACATGGATGACTTCAAGCCGGTCAACGACGAGCACGGCCATGCCGCCGGTGACGAAGTGCTGGTGGAAATCGGGCACCGCCTACGCCAGGTCACTCGCTCCACCGACCTGGTGTCTCGCTTCGGCGGGGATGAATTCGTCATTGCTCTCACGGGAATCGGCAGTATCGACAAGGCCCACAAGGTGGCCCGCAAGATACTCGACCAGGTCACGCTTCCGATTGTATTGTCTTCGGGTGCGCCGACTCAGCTATCGGCTTCGTTGGGCGTGGCTTTCACCACCGATTTGCGTATCAGCCCGGAAGGGTTGACGGAAGCTGCCGACAAGGCCATGTACAAGGCCAAGGGCAAGGGCAAGAATCGCATTGCCATCGCCAACCATCTCGAACACGGCCAGGCCCAGGATGCCCAGACGCGAATCGGCAACGCCCTGCGTGGCGGAGAGCTACGCTTGCACTTTCAGCCTATCGTCGATCTACATACCAACCAGATTGTCGGCGTCGAAGCCCTGTCCCGCTGGCAACACCCCAAGGAGGGAATGCTGGCGCCGATGCACTTCATCGATATCATCACCCACTCTCCTTTGAGTCTGCCTTTCGGAGAATGGTTGGTCGAGGCCTCCGCCGAGGCGTCGGCGAAATTGCATCGGCTGGGATTCGATATCATCGTGGATATCAACGTTTCCCAGGATCAGATCGAGTCGGGCACATTTCTCAAATCGCTTCAGGGGGCTTTCCAGCGCTATGCCAGCGATGAGCTGAAACTGTCGATCGAAGTGCTGGAATCCACCGAATTCCATGAACTGGATCTGGCCTGCGGTCTGCTCCAGGAGGCCCGGGAACTGGGCATTAAAATCGCCCTGGATGACTTCGGCGCGGGTATTTCATCGCTCACGTATGCCAGCCTGTTGCCACTGGACACACTCAAGATCGACCGCAGCGCCATTCAGCATATCGACCATCGCGAAAGCCAGCGCCTATTGGTGAGCGGGATCATCCAGATGGCACATGCGATGAATTTGCGCGTCATTGCCGAGGGCGTGGAAACCCGGGAACAGTATCAATTGCTGCAGGATATGGGATGTGACCAGGCGCAGGGCTTCTTCATCGGCAAGCCCATGCCGCTGGATGAAGTACTAACCCAGTTCAGCACATCTGATCGAACGGATGGTTTCCAGCTACGCCGGTTAGCTAGAGGGCAGGACTGA
- a CDS encoding peptide chain release factor 3: MQDSKIALEASLRRTFAIISHPDAGKTTITEKMLLFGNAIQLAGSVKSKRDDRHATSDWMKMEQERGISVTTSVMQFPYGGRIVNLLDTPGHEDFSEDTYRTLTAVDSALMVIDGAKGVEARTIKLMEVCRLRTTPILTFVNKMDRETRDPVEVMDEVEKVLNIQCAPMTWPIGMGRAFKGVYHLYNDVIHLYTQGQGSRIPDDRRIEGLHSAEVDEVLGEDQAEELRMEVELVRGASHEFDLEAYRRGELTPVYFGTAMGNFGVREMLDGFVEYAPPPQPHDTDLRAVEPDDGRFTGFVFKIQANMDPNHRDRIAFLRVCSGKYEKNMKMRHVRIKKDVKIADALTFMASDRSQVEEAWSGDIIGLHNHGTIQIGDTFTVGEDMRFTGIPHFAPELFKRVRLKDPLKMKALQKGLQQLSEEGATQVFMPLDNNDLILGAVGTLQFDVVAHRLKEEYKVDCLYEGVNVQTARWVYCEDAKMLEEFKRKASTNLAIDGGGYLTYIAPTRVNLQMTQERWPEVRFQPTREH; this comes from the coding sequence ATGCAAGACTCCAAGATTGCTCTTGAGGCGTCGCTTCGGCGTACCTTCGCTATTATTTCCCACCCCGACGCGGGCAAGACCACCATTACCGAAAAAATGCTGCTGTTCGGCAACGCCATACAGCTGGCGGGCTCGGTGAAGAGCAAGCGTGACGACCGCCATGCCACTTCGGACTGGATGAAAATGGAGCAGGAGCGGGGGATCTCGGTCACTACGTCGGTGATGCAGTTTCCCTATGGCGGGCGCATCGTCAATCTGCTCGATACCCCAGGACACGAGGACTTTTCCGAAGATACCTATCGCACCTTGACGGCCGTGGATTCGGCATTGATGGTCATCGATGGCGCCAAGGGTGTCGAGGCCCGTACCATCAAGCTGATGGAGGTATGTCGCCTGAGGACGACGCCGATACTGACCTTCGTCAACAAGATGGATCGCGAGACCCGGGACCCCGTCGAGGTAATGGACGAGGTCGAGAAGGTACTCAATATCCAGTGTGCCCCGATGACGTGGCCGATCGGCATGGGCCGCGCGTTCAAGGGCGTCTATCACCTCTACAATGACGTGATCCACCTGTACACCCAGGGCCAGGGGAGCCGTATTCCCGACGACCGCCGTATCGAAGGGTTGCACAGTGCCGAAGTCGACGAGGTGCTGGGCGAGGACCAGGCCGAGGAGCTACGCATGGAGGTCGAGCTGGTGCGTGGCGCTTCCCATGAGTTCGATCTGGAAGCCTACCGGCGAGGCGAGTTGACCCCGGTCTACTTCGGCACGGCGATGGGCAACTTCGGTGTGCGCGAAATGCTCGATGGTTTCGTCGAGTATGCGCCACCGCCGCAGCCGCATGATACCGACCTGCGTGCCGTCGAGCCTGACGATGGTCGCTTTACCGGGTTTGTGTTCAAGATCCAGGCCAACATGGACCCCAACCATCGCGACCGCATCGCCTTCCTGCGGGTCTGCTCGGGCAAGTACGAAAAGAACATGAAGATGCGCCATGTGCGTATCAAGAAGGACGTCAAGATTGCCGACGCCCTGACGTTCATGGCGTCGGATCGTTCCCAGGTGGAAGAGGCGTGGAGCGGTGACATCATCGGACTGCACAACCACGGTACCATCCAGATCGGTGATACCTTCACCGTGGGCGAGGACATGCGTTTTACCGGCATTCCCCACTTCGCTCCCGAGCTGTTCAAGCGGGTTCGGCTGAAAGACCCCCTCAAGATGAAAGCCCTGCAAAAAGGGTTACAACAACTCTCGGAGGAGGGCGCCACTCAGGTTTTCATGCCGCTGGATAACAACGACTTGATTCTGGGGGCGGTCGGTACGCTGCAGTTCGATGTGGTCGCCCACCGGCTCAAGGAGGAGTACAAGGTTGACTGCCTCTACGAAGGGGTGAACGTGCAGACCGCGCGCTGGGTATATTGTGAAGATGCCAAGATGCTGGAGGAATTCAAGCGCAAGGCAAGCACCAACCTCGCCATTGATGGCGGAGGATACTTGACCTACATTGCACCTACTCGAGTCAATTTGCAGATGACTCAGGAACGCTGGCCGGAGGTGCGCTTCCAGCCAACTCGCGAACACTAA
- a CDS encoding TatD family hydrolase, with translation MLVDAHCHLDFAQFDDDRQAMFARAEEAGVVHFIVPGTTRAGWPSVLRMSERNAVSVGLGLHPCFMNEHREEDLETLESMLDEHAHLVALGECGIDARFSETLDDQWHFFDAQLRLAKSRKLPVVIHCVHADDKVSKRLKQLDLPAGGLIHAFTGSPEQAEKFIELGYKVGLGGSVTYERAQRVRRMVATLPDDGYVLETDSPDMPLCGYQGQRNEPARIAQVAAVVAELRHQSVEQVAADSTANAKRLFRLEEL, from the coding sequence ATGTTGGTCGACGCCCATTGCCACCTGGATTTTGCCCAGTTCGATGATGACCGCCAAGCGATGTTCGCCCGAGCCGAGGAGGCCGGGGTAGTCCATTTCATCGTGCCGGGTACGACCCGTGCTGGTTGGCCCTCGGTGCTGCGAATGAGCGAAAGAAATGCGGTGAGTGTGGGCCTTGGCTTGCATCCCTGCTTCATGAATGAGCATCGTGAGGAGGATCTTGAAACTCTCGAATCTATGCTTGATGAACACGCCCACTTGGTAGCCTTGGGCGAGTGCGGTATCGATGCTCGTTTCAGCGAAACGCTCGATGACCAGTGGCATTTCTTTGACGCGCAGTTACGTTTGGCCAAGTCACGCAAACTCCCCGTGGTGATCCATTGCGTTCATGCCGATGACAAGGTGTCGAAACGCCTGAAGCAGCTCGACCTGCCGGCGGGAGGGCTTATTCATGCCTTCACCGGCTCTCCGGAGCAAGCCGAAAAGTTTATCGAGCTGGGCTACAAGGTTGGGCTGGGTGGCTCCGTGACCTACGAGAGGGCACAACGAGTACGGCGCATGGTGGCTACCCTTCCCGATGATGGCTATGTATTGGAAACGGATAGTCCCGACATGCCTCTGTGTGGCTATCAGGGGCAGCGTAACGAGCCCGCACGTATAGCGCAGGTCGCGGCTGTTGTGGCAGAGCTGCGTCATCAATCGGTCGAGCAGGTCGCGGCCGATAGTACGGCCAACGCCAAGCGTTTATTCCGTCTCGAAGAGCTGTAA
- a CDS encoding folate-binding protein, whose translation MSLEKQVTAFRDPGEAAIVPLSHLGILEVKGKGAETLLQGQTSAQVGLAKGGFAPLTCFCTAKGRMLANAQLWQVSAEHYRLMLSRDLLASLHRHLEKFAPFYQAELKVQDDLILMGIVGEALGREVAEHYGMELPGASWHQANSNDQRTQLVRHPGEEPRWVLCSGDKRALTPAGIATPLSDPASWQAMDIQSGLAWLTADQQDRFLPQMFNWEALGGISFKKGCYTGQEVVARAHFRGQVKKRLARARVMAESLPEIGAIVCNDEGKAVGEVVAAVAYPQGATDILAVLSTQASETIQASETPAALTVGNSAVELLPLPYAIERVDPESLVQGL comes from the coding sequence ATGTCCCTTGAGAAGCAGGTAACCGCTTTCCGTGACCCCGGCGAAGCCGCCATCGTGCCGTTGTCGCATCTGGGAATACTGGAGGTAAAGGGAAAAGGAGCGGAAACCTTGCTTCAAGGACAGACCAGTGCCCAGGTAGGGTTGGCCAAGGGTGGCTTCGCTCCGCTTACCTGTTTCTGCACCGCCAAGGGACGCATGCTCGCCAACGCTCAATTGTGGCAAGTTTCAGCGGAGCATTACCGCTTGATGCTGTCTCGAGACCTTTTAGCGAGCCTGCACCGGCACCTGGAAAAATTTGCCCCTTTTTATCAAGCCGAATTGAAGGTCCAGGACGATCTGATTCTGATGGGTATCGTGGGCGAGGCGCTAGGTCGAGAGGTTGCCGAGCACTATGGCATGGAGCTACCTGGCGCCAGCTGGCACCAAGCTAATTCCAACGATCAACGAACCCAGCTAGTGCGCCATCCCGGCGAAGAGCCACGTTGGGTGCTCTGCAGTGGAGACAAGCGAGCGTTGACACCTGCCGGCATCGCCACGCCTCTTTCAGATCCCGCTTCGTGGCAGGCCATGGATATACAGAGCGGACTGGCGTGGCTGACCGCCGACCAGCAGGATCGCTTCCTGCCGCAAATGTTCAACTGGGAGGCTTTGGGCGGTATCAGTTTCAAGAAAGGCTGTTATACCGGACAGGAAGTCGTTGCCAGGGCTCACTTTCGTGGTCAGGTGAAAAAACGCCTGGCCCGAGCTCGGGTCATGGCAGAATCATTGCCCGAGATCGGCGCTATCGTCTGCAATGACGAAGGTAAAGCAGTGGGGGAAGTCGTCGCTGCCGTTGCCTATCCGCAAGGCGCGACGGACATTCTCGCGGTGCTATCCACCCAGGCAAGCGAAACCATCCAAGCGAGTGAAACGCCGGCCGCGCTGACGGTTGGGAATAGTGCTGTGGAATTGCTTCCCCTGCCCTATGCTATTGAGCGCGTGGACCCCGAAAGCCTGGTGCAAGGTTTATAG
- a CDS encoding OsmC family protein, with the protein MRKAIEVISERNRIFRQRVELDGMEDLYVDVPKAFGGEESAPDPHDYFDIALGACKAITVQMYAKRKQWPLEGIRVKVIRDDSQEAKGTYKLDVELELIGIEDPEQRERLHDISHRCPIQRLMTQATVEVETRLA; encoded by the coding sequence ATGCGTAAAGCAATCGAAGTGATCAGCGAAAGAAACCGTATCTTCCGTCAGCGAGTGGAACTTGATGGGATGGAAGACCTCTATGTGGATGTACCCAAGGCTTTCGGCGGTGAAGAAAGCGCCCCGGATCCCCATGATTACTTCGATATCGCCCTGGGCGCTTGCAAGGCCATTACGGTGCAGATGTATGCCAAGCGCAAGCAGTGGCCGTTGGAAGGGATTCGAGTCAAGGTAATCCGCGATGATTCACAGGAAGCCAAGGGAACCTACAAGCTTGATGTCGAACTCGAGTTGATAGGAATCGAGGATCCAGAACAGCGCGAAAGGCTGCACGACATCAGCCACCGTTGCCCCATCCAGCGCTTGATGACTCAAGCGACGGTGGAAGTCGAAACTCGGCTGGCCTAG